GAATTTTTGGTCTGGCTTCAGTAGCTTCGATAATGCTGCAGAAAATGACTCTAATGACAAGGATGAGAATtcgaaagaaaatgaaattgcTGTGGGTGGAAATAGAACAGAAGCCGAACTAAGGACATTATCTAAAGATAAATCGGTTTATTTAGACAATAAAATGGATTTGCAACTGGACCCGTTTGACGTGGATGAAAAAACTGAGGAGATATGTTCTATTTTACAGGGCGACAAAGATATCTCCAAATTAATGAACGACATCGTACCCCATAAAATCAGCTATAAAGATTTCTGGCACATCTATTTCTTacaaagaaacaaaattctagataaagaaagtaaaaggaaagaaatattgtccaaaaaggaaaaggaaacggaggaaaaagaagttgagtgggatgacgaagaagaagaagaagatgatgacaaagTAGAAGCAGTAGCTGACAACAAATCTAAAGGGGAGACGAAAGTTGCTGTGTCTCAAGAGGGATTGAAAGATGTTAGTGACCATGTTGGCCTCGCCAACAAGGATGAGAGCAAggacgacgacgacgatgatgacTGGGAATGagtgatttttttcatataaaAGATATATGTAATGctataaatatttacatACTTTTCATGACGTATTATGGtagaaaggaaaatcaTCAATCCAAGAGATGCACAGGAGGAAGACAAAATCTGGGCGTGATCTCATCTTTACACcttctaaaaaaaagttcgTTTGTTACCGTTAAAATAAATCATTTGTATTTAGGGTTTTTTACTTTGACCTTAGATGGAAATAATGATATGCCATGTTGAACGGGAAAAAAAGTGTATAGACAACGGTTTTCAGTTATTTATTCAAATGAATCAAACACCGTAGACGCGGTGATAAAACAAAACGTATGCATTAGAGTTAATTGCATCGGCTTTGTTTTTGACAGGTTTATATTTGGTATCATCAAAATATAGCCATCCCTTCTTTAATCCCTTTTTCACATAGGCTGTATAATGACCACCATACAAAGTACCAAAGTGGCATGCTACACCATATAATTCATACTTAAAAGGTGGTATTTGTCCCCTTATTGGTAGTTCATCGTCATTAACACCTGGAGGAAAAACCCCGTCAAAATCATTGGCCCAAAATGGAGTCAAGTCCAACAAAAAAGGGTATATGACGAAgtcattatttttgtttaataAATTATCAAATCTCTTTAAATGGACTATCAGATTCCTCGGTAATCTCGTTATTGTCAATTGTTTCGTGGAGGGCTGCCTTTTTTCACAATGTGGGCACAACCATTGCTCATCCACTTCCAAGTTCTCACATTTGGTGAACTCTCTGAAACAATCTTCAATGGTAATATTATTTCgggaattttttttaggaATAGGGATTGACAGCACCGTAAAAGGTTGGTATGTTGTCGAGGTATGACTACAGACTTTACATTTTAGTCGTGAGGCGTATTGTCCCTGAAATAAGTCGACAATAACACTGAAATCAGTAGTCAAGAATCGTTCCCACTCAATTGACGAGGCAATTCGCAAAGACagtttttctcttctcGCCTCAGCTTCTTGAGAAAGCTCCTTCAAAGGTGGGTTTGAACCGCATTGGTTCAAGTCTTCATGAAGACCATCTAGAAGGAATTGGCAAAACTCTTGGCAGTCCTGTTGGGATGCAGTCTTAAATAATGAGTTAACAGATCCACATGCCAATTTAAATTTTATCGGTGATatggaaattttctttgaaccATCAACCTGTTCCTTATACATCATATGAACCAACCTTGCAAAATATTTTGCCAGAATACCTTTCGATCCCAACTTACTATTAATATTGATGTGTTTAGCATATGAATCGTCCAAAAAGATTTGGGTTAATTCGTGTGTACCTAAGATACACTGAATGATACAGTTCATGTAACACGAATTTCCTAGATTTTCCAAACCAACCGCGAAATCAAGGTCATAATTATGAGAAGAAGTTGGTGTAACATCTGTATGATCTAAAGAGTCATTATTAGACAAGGATAGACACGAAGGTTGAATGGTAGAGGTGGCAGAACTGTGTCCATTGGAGTTCATATTAAGGTTCATACTAATTGTTTGCGGGAAGCGTTGTAACTTCGGTGTGGCAGTTCTTGATGGAGAAGTGATGGCCTTCGTGTTGATAGGAGCTATGTGAGCAAAAGAGTTGTGATTCAACTGTTCTCTTTGATTTGTCATAAAATCTGTCTCACTGTTTTTCCAAAGATGTGGCGTTTCCGGATAATTGATTGGCAATGAATTGCCCTTAACTGGGTCAGGCGAATGTAGAGGTAAAGGCGATGGTGAACTAGATATGGACAACGA
This is a stretch of genomic DNA from Saccharomyces cerevisiae S288C chromosome IV, complete sequence. It encodes these proteins:
- the DOS2 gene encoding Dos2p (hypothetical protein; green fluorescent protein (GFP)-fusion protein localizes to the cytoplasm); translation: MEFFYEEQVACIEDDKISNSHTKETGSTENTENNELQSRDDKTNEAFQKLEEEVNKRYEKTTSAFKKLVIEKDDGIEINLPISNETTETAQKYLKKLDENIHSVESLAQSYWSKMKTKNFWSGFSSFDNAAENDSNDKDENSKENEIAVGGNRTEAELRTLSKDKSVYLDNKMDLQLDPFDVDEKTEEICSILQGDKDISKLMNDIVPHKISYKDFWHIYFLQRNKILDKESKRKEILSKKEKETEEKEVEWDDEEEEEDDDKVEAVADNKSKGETKVAVSQEGLKDVSDHVGLANKDESKDDDDDDDWE
- the DOA4 gene encoding ubiquitin-specific protease DOA4 (Ubiquitin hydrolase; deubiquitinates intralumenal vesicle (ILVs) cargo proteins; required for recycling ubiquitin from proteasome-bound ubiquitinated intermediates, acts at the late endosome/prevacuolar compartment to recover ubiquitin from ubiquitinated membrane proteins destined for the vacuole; DOA4 has a paralog, UBP5, that arose from the whole genome duplication), yielding MEQNIISTIRDECIRHRSKYLTIAQLTAIAEAKINEFIITGKAKDQDLSSLLDKCIDILSIYKKNSKDIKNIISCKNKGAMISSNSVMIIQLNYVYYKVIHIIVTTNIPHLSEFAKIKLHKSTSDEGNGNNNNNEFQLMNIYNTLLETLLKDENIAKIKSFIKSSIKQTKLNHEQEECNLMRTGSYITSNQLNSLISSSANSASSQMEILLIDIRSRLEFNKSHIDTKNIICLEPISFKMSYSDHDLEKKSLITSPNSEIKMFQSRNLFKFIILYTDANEYNVKQQSVLLDILVNHSFEKPISDDFTKIFILESGFPGWLKSNYGRQVSSSFPSNNNIKDDSVYINGNTSGLSLQHLPKMSPSIRHSMDDSMKEMLVAPTPLNHLQQQQQQQSDNDHVLKRSSSFKKLFSNYTSPNPKNSNSNLYSISSLSISSSPSPLPLHSPDPVKGNSLPINYPETPHLWKNSETDFMTNQREQLNHNSFAHIAPINTKAITSPSRTATPKLQRFPQTISMNLNMNSNGHSSATSTIQPSCLSLSNNDSLDHTDVTPTSSHNYDLDFAVGLENLGNSCYMNCIIQCILGTHELTQIFLDDSYAKHININSKLGSKGILAKYFARLVHMMYKEQVDGSKKISISPIKFKLACGSVNSLFKTASQQDCQEFCQFLLDGLHEDLNQCGSNPPLKELSQEAEARREKLSLRIASSIEWERFLTTDFSVIVDLFQGQYASRLKCKVCSHTSTTYQPFTVLSIPIPKKNSRNNITIEDCFREFTKCENLEVDEQWLCPHCEKRQPSTKQLTITRLPRNLIVHLKRFDNLLNKNNDFVIYPFLLDLTPFWANDFDGVFPPGVNDDELPIRGQIPPFKYELYGVACHFGTLYGGHYTAYVKKGLKKGWLYFDDTKYKPVKNKADAINSNAYVLFYHRVYGV